The following is a genomic window from Hymenobacter sp. APR13.
ACGGTGCATCGTTCGTGAATTCGTCGCTGTTCCAGATCAACGAGCAGAAGTACTTCGCCAGCACCGACGGCTCCTACATCGACCAGGACATCCACCGCATCTGGCCCACGTTCAGCGCTACGGCCATTGACCGCAGCACCGGCAAGTTCCGCACCCGCGAGGCCCTGAGCGCGCCGATGGGCCTGGGCTACGAGTACCTCACGCCCAAAGCCGCCGACCGCATCAACGGGCCGGCTGGCACCGGTCTGGTGGGTTACCGCAACTCCTATGACATCCTGGAAGATGCCGCCCTGGCCGCCAAGCAGGCCAAGGAAAAGCTGACGGCTAAATCCGTGACGCCGGGCAAGTACGACCTCGTGCTCGACCCCAACCACCTGGGCCTGACCATTCACGAAAGCATCGGGCACGCCACCGAGCTGGACCGCGTGCTGGGCTACGAGGCCAACTACGCCGGCACCAGCTTCGCCACGCTGGAATGGAAAGCCAAAAACGCGCCCTACGGCTCCAAGCTGGTGAACATTGTGGCCGACAAAACCCAGCCGGGCAGCCTCGGCGCCGTGGGCTACGACGATGAGGGCGTGAAAACCGGCCAGTGGGACATCATCAAGGAAGGCAAGCTGGTGGACTACCAGAAAACCCGCGACCAGGCCCACATCGTCGGGCAAAACCAGTCCGACGGGTGCTGCTACGCGCAGTCGTGGCAGGATGTGCAGTTCCAGCGCATGGCCAACATCAGCCTCAAGCCCGGTTCCTCGCAGATGAGCGTGGACGACATGGTAAAGGGGGTGGACAAAGGCATCTACATTGCCGGCCGCGGCTCGTTCAGCATCGACCAGCAGCGCTACAACTTCCAGTTCGGCGGCACGGTGTTCTACGCCATCGAGAAAGGCAAGATTGCTGGCATGCTCGAAGACGTGGCCTACCAGGCCAACACCCAGGAGTTCTGGAACTCCTGCAACGCTATCTGCGACCAGTCGGACTACCGGCTGTTCGGCTCGTTCTTCGACGGCAAGGGCCAGCCCTCTCAGGTGTCGGCCGTGAGCCACGGCTCTGCCACTACCCGCTTCAACGGCGTC
Proteins encoded in this region:
- a CDS encoding TldD/PmbA family protein: MKRREFVGLTGLATGALFLPAIPGLSATPVDPLRLLETVDPAIKKRLADAALNAAKSAGATYADVRIGRYLNQSIFTREKQVQNIASGESYGAGIRVIANGTWGFASTNTVTEAGMAKAAQLAVQIAKANAKVQKDQVKLAPQNGYGEVSWKTPIEKNSFEVPVKEKVELLLAANAKALDNGASFVNSSLFQINEQKYFASTDGSYIDQDIHRIWPTFSATAIDRSTGKFRTREALSAPMGLGYEYLTPKAADRINGPAGTGLVGYRNSYDILEDAALAAKQAKEKLTAKSVTPGKYDLVLDPNHLGLTIHESIGHATELDRVLGYEANYAGTSFATLEWKAKNAPYGSKLVNIVADKTQPGSLGAVGYDDEGVKTGQWDIIKEGKLVDYQKTRDQAHIVGQNQSDGCCYAQSWQDVQFQRMANISLKPGSSQMSVDDMVKGVDKGIYIAGRGSFSIDQQRYNFQFGGTVFYAIEKGKIAGMLEDVAYQANTQEFWNSCNAICDQSDYRLFGSFFDGKGQPSQVSAVSHGSATTRFNGVNVINTARKV